Proteins encoded by one window of Clostridium cagae:
- a CDS encoding SDR family NAD(P)-dependent oxidoreductase: protein MNKELINQVAIVTGGNTGIGRAVSEELAGRGAKVMILARNEEKNEETKEAIVAKGGQAESYRVDVSNKKSVDDAIKSIYEKYGQIDILVCNAGNSTPLNYLTKMPMEDIEAIINTHVYGAIYCIKACGEKMKERKYGRIVIMSSLGAYHGVTGNAHYCLAKEGLVAMAQSLAKEFGRYGITVNSIQPGSINTSMSSQLLQVAKDKIVSETPVARIGEPEDIAYATAFYCSPRASFITGDTMRVDGGYIIESGMDRLILSMIDPELN, encoded by the coding sequence ATGAACAAAGAATTAATTAATCAAGTTGCGATTGTTACAGGGGGAAATACAGGTATAGGTAGAGCTGTTAGTGAAGAACTAGCTGGAAGAGGCGCTAAAGTTATGATTTTAGCTAGAAATGAAGAAAAAAATGAAGAAACAAAGGAAGCTATTGTAGCAAAAGGGGGACAAGCTGAATCATATAGAGTAGATGTATCTAATAAAAAGTCTGTGGATGATGCTATCAAAAGTATTTATGAGAAATATGGTCAAATAGATATATTAGTTTGTAATGCAGGAAACTCAACACCATTAAATTATCTTACTAAAATGCCAATGGAAGATATAGAAGCTATTATAAATACACATGTTTATGGAGCTATTTATTGTATAAAAGCGTGTGGAGAAAAAATGAAAGAAAGAAAATATGGAAGAATTGTAATAATGTCATCACTTGGAGCTTATCATGGGGTTACAGGAAATGCACATTATTGTTTAGCTAAAGAAGGTCTAGTTGCTATGGCACAAAGTTTAGCTAAAGAATTTGGACGCTATGGAATAACAGTTAATTCAATTCAACCCGGGTCTATTAATACTTCAATGAGCTCTCAATTATTGCAAGTAGCTAAGGATAAGATTGTGAGTGAAACACCAGTTGCTAGAATAGGAGAGCCGGAAGATATTGCTTATGCTACAGCATTTTATTGTAGTCCAAGAGCAAGTTTTATAACAGGAGACACAATGCGAGTTGATGGTGGATATATTATTGAAAGTGGAATGGATAGATTAATATTAAGTATGATTGATCCTGAATTAAATTAA